The DNA window CCGGCGTCGGCCAACACCAGATGTGGGCCTCCCAGTTCTGGACGTACACGGAGCCCCGAACGTGGGTCTCCTCGCACGGGCTGGGGACGATGGGATACGGCGTCCCGGCCGCGATCGGCGCGCGCGTCGCCGCCGACGCGATGGGCGAGCCCGACCGCGACGTGGTCTGTTTCGACGGCGACGGCTCCTTCCTGATGACGATGCAGGAGCTCTCCGTGGCCGTCCGCGAGGACCTCAACGTCACGTTCGCGGTGCTCAACAACGAGTACATCGGGATGGTGCGCCAGTGGCAGGACGCCTTCTTCGAGGGTCGACACATGGCGTCCGACTACAACTGGATGCCGGAGTTCGACAAGCTCGCCGAGGCGTTCGGCGCGCTCGGGATCCGCGTCGACGGCTACGACGAGGTCGCCCCGGCGGTCGAGGAGGCGCTCGCGTACGACGGCCCCGCGGTGATCGACTTCCACGTCGACCCCGAGGAGAACGTGCTTCCGATGGTCCCGAGCGGCGGAGCGAACGGGCGGTTCGCGCTCACGGAGGACCAGCTATGAGCGGGGAGGACGCGGCCGGCATGCCCGGTCCGGCACCGGACGAGCGCCCCCAGCCGGAGGGACGGCGGAACCTGGAGGGTCACCGGATCGACCCCGTCGTGGAGGCGGAACACGACTCGCGGCGCGCGGTCATCTCCGCGCTGGTCGAGGACGAGCCCGGCGTGCTCGCGCGCGTCTCGGGGCTCGTCTCCCGGCGGCAGTTCAACATCGAGAGCCTGACCGTCGGACCGACGACGGTCGAGGGCCACTCCCGTATCACCATGGTCGTCGAGGAGACGGACCCGGGGATCGACCAGATCGAAAAACAGATGGCGAAGCTGAAGCCCGTTATCTCCGTGGGCGAAGTCTCCGGAAGCGCCGTCACGTCCGAACTCGTCCTGTTGAAGGTCCACGGCGAGGAGCCGGACAAGGTCCACGCCGTCGCGGAGATGTACGACGGCCGGACGCTCGACGCCGGGCCGAAGACGATCACCGTCCAGCTCACCGGCGACGAGTCGAAGATCGACGACGCGATCGACGCGTTCGATCAGTTCGGGATCATCGAGATCGCCCGAACCGGTCAGACCGCGCTCGCGCGGGGGAACATCCCCACCGCGCCAGGAGAGAAACCCGGAACGGCCGGCGAACCGACGACGCCGAACACCCAGTAACCGACAATGACAGAAGACGACACCCAGACGTTCGATTCGACAGTATACTACGACGACGACGCCGACAGCGAGGCGATCGTCCAGAAGACCGTCGCCGTACTCGGCTACGGCTCGCAGGGACACGCGCACGCACAGAACCTCTCCGACAGCGGGGTCGACGTGGTCGTCGGCCTCCGCGAGGAGAGCTCCTCGCGGGAGGCCGCCGAGGGCGACGGGCTCCGCGTCGCGACCCCCGCCGAGGCCGCCGCGGAGGCGGACGTCGTGAGCGTGCTCGTTCCCGACACCGTCCAGCCGGACGTCTACGAGAACGCCATCGAGCCGAACCTGGAGGCCGGCGACACGCTCCAGTTCGCACACGGGTTCAACATCCACTACAACCAGATCCAGCCGCCC is part of the Halorubrum aethiopicum genome and encodes:
- the ilvN gene encoding acetolactate synthase small subunit; the encoded protein is MSGEDAAGMPGPAPDERPQPEGRRNLEGHRIDPVVEAEHDSRRAVISALVEDEPGVLARVSGLVSRRQFNIESLTVGPTTVEGHSRITMVVEETDPGIDQIEKQMAKLKPVISVGEVSGSAVTSELVLLKVHGEEPDKVHAVAEMYDGRTLDAGPKTITVQLTGDESKIDDAIDAFDQFGIIEIARTGQTALARGNIPTAPGEKPGTAGEPTTPNTQ